From one Triticum urartu cultivar G1812 chromosome 3, Tu2.1, whole genome shotgun sequence genomic stretch:
- the LOC125546632 gene encoding uncharacterized protein LOC125546632: MWLLIKIIYHMITFKGAIAKLEEAAARAHGRPARLDWLRSACRHLRGVDSHLTRMHDFLESDLPGDDRLGVWSRRGAGKTSLLRPLRQPSPYHALFDRVLYLEVGSRWSVTDVQLGICCTCLGCSYDVMSSADDRSRACLIRGVDNQDALHHWSYLVRALGHNDHVLQEDLWDAWSSRRQLVEFGGERRGRGGGRDEERVEGRAVADALAVVLVEERPERAAPAHVARPALPLHSLRRAHGPPLVPILVGWFGR; this comes from the coding sequence ATGTGGCTCCTAATCAAGATCATCTACCACATGATCACGTTCAAAGGGGCCATCGCGAAGctcgaggaggcggcggcgcgcgcccACGGCCGTCCGGCGAGGCTGGACTGGCTGCGCTCGGCCTGCCGCCACCTGCGAGGCGTGGACAGCCACCTCACCAGAATGCACGACTTCCTCGAGAGCGACCTCCCCGGCGACGACCGGCTGGGGGTCTGGAGCCGGCGGGGCGCCGGCAAGACGTCGCTCCTTAGGCCGCTCCGGCAGCCCAGCCCGTACCACGCCCTCTTCGACCGCGTGCTCTATTTGGAGGTGGGCAGCAGGTGGTCGGTGACGGACGTGCAGCTCGGCATCTGCTGCACCTGCCTGGGCTGCAGCTACGACGTGATGTCGTCGGCGGACGACCGGAGCCGGGCCTGCCTCATCCGAGGTGTCGACAACCAAGACGCGCTCCACCACTGGAGTTATCTCGTCAGAGCTCTCGGCCACAACGATCACGTCCTCCAAGAAGATCTCTGGGACGCATGGTCGAGCCGGCGACAGCTGGTGGAATTCGGTGGGGAGCGCCGCGGCCGCGGCGGAGGACGAGACGAGGAACGCGTCGAAGGCCGTGCCGTCGCGGACGCGCTCGCGGTCGTCCTAGTGGAAGAGCGCCCAGAGCGTGCTGCGCCCGCGCACGTCGCACGACCAGCGCTGCCGCTTCATTCTTTGCGTCGCGCGCACGGGCCGCCGCTCGTGCCGATCCTGGTCGGTTGGTTCGGACGCTGA
- the LOC125542725 gene encoding probable inactive shikimate kinase like 1, chloroplastic — MAMAMRAAAAFFSPSASPSTKQQQTHAAFPPRRGSPRRIHHRRLRAFPATELTLEELNPSVALLRKTAEAVGDFRKTPIYIVGTDCNAKRNIAKLLANSIIYRYLCSEDLLEDVLGGKDALAAFRESDEKGYLEVETEGLKQLTSMGSLVLCCGDGAVMNSTNLGLLRHGVSIWIDVPLELAVTDMLKSKGAQAISDPDSFSQAMAKLRQRYDDLKERYAVSDVTVSVQNVASQLGYSSIDSLSLEDMVIEIVSRIEKLIQAKAMMEAAGKPE; from the exons ATGGCGATGGCGATGCGGGCGGCAGCGGCCTTCTTCTCGCCCTCCGCCTCCCCGAGCACGAAGCAGCAGCAGACGCACGCCGCCTTCCCCCCCCGGCGCGGCTCCCCCCGCCGTATCCATCACCGTCGCCTCCGCGCCTTCCCAG CCACCGAGCTGACCCTCGAGGAGCTCAACCCCTCCGTCGCCCTGCTC AGGAAGACCGCGGAGGCCGTCGGCGATTTCAGGAAGACGCCCATCTACATCGTCG GGACGGACTGCAATGCCAAGCGCAACATCGCCAAGCTGCTCGCCAACTCCATCATATACCGCTACCTCTGCAGCGAGGACCTGCTCGAGGACGTCCTCGGCGGCAAGGACGCCCTCGCCGCCTTCCGGGAGTCCGACGAGAAAGGCTACCTGGAAGTCGAG ACCGAGGGGCTGAAGCAGCTGACGTCCATGGGCAGCCTCGTGCTTTGCTGCGGCGATGGCGCCGTCATGAACTCCACCAACCT AGGGCTACTGAGGCATGGAGTCTCCATCTGGATCGATGTCCCTCTCGAATTAGCCGTGACCGATATGTTGAAGAGCAAGGGGGCACAGGCTATTTCAGACCCTGATTCCTTTTCTCAG GCAATGGCAAAGCTCCGTCAGCGTTATGATGATCTGAAAGAGCGGTATGCAGTTTCTGATGTTACTGTTTCAGTACAGA ACGTGGCTTCTCAGCTAGGCTACAGCAGCATCGACTCTTTGAGCCTGGAGGACATGGTCATTGAG ATTGTGAGTCGGATTGAGAAGCTGATCCAAGCGAAGGCGATGATGGAAGCTGCTGGGAAGCCTGAATGA
- the LOC125542726 gene encoding uncharacterized protein LOC125542726, with translation MGKLLCDSSSGGGAVAVAEALPPSPAPASPPQLLAWAAPEPPAGWSAVWALDDQQRRRLLRIWERGVAWKPPRQGGDGPDAPAPAPAPAVVFRLDHGGEVESDGNCLFTAARRAAAAKAEARELRHRAVRRFADVYAAAEASDRAAVDAAVRHLYAPDLKAGWGVHVVQEVKLLAPKADRDALDAAIQELVGIGIQRELAAETIYKERCIAVDDGDSWAKYMSISGSAEDEHDIITLQYTEEGLLTIDENRDGRAAAFGDDIAIECLATEFKREVFVVQAHGTDAMVDEDNCVFFLPHLPRGEICDVPIFLFMKGTAWCGAGADHYEPLIATVLQHVTPDKAAVVL, from the exons ATGGGCAAGCTCCTCTGCGACTCCtcctccggcggcggcgccgtcgcCGTCGCGGAGGCGCTCCCGCCCTCCCCCGCCCCGGCCTCGCCGCCGCAGCTCCTCGCCTGGGCCGCCCCCGAACCCCCCGCCGGCTGGTCCGCCGTCTGGGCGCTCGACGACCAGCAGCGCCGCCGCCTGCTCCGGATCTGGGAGCGCGGCGTCGCCTGGAAGCCGCCCCGCCAGGGGGGCGACGGCCCGGatgcccccgcccccgcccccgcccccgccgtcGTCTTCCGCCTCGACCACGGCGGGGAGGTCGAGTCCGACGGCAACTGCCTCTTCACCGCCGCGCGCAGGGCCGCCGCCGCCAAGGCCGAGGCGCGCGAGCTCCGGCACCGCGCCGTGCGCCGCTTCGCCGACGTCTACGCCGCGGCCGAGGCCTCCGACAGGGCCGCGGTCGACGCCGCCGTGCGCCACCTCTACGCGCCGGATCTCAAGGCCGGCTGGGGCGTCCACGTCGTGCAGGAGGTCAAGCTGCTCGCGCCCAAGGCCGACCGCGACGCCCTCGACGCCGCCATCCAGGAGCTCGTCGGCATCGGCATCCAAAG GGAACTGGCAGCTGAGACTATCTACAAGGAGAGATGTATCGCTGTAGACGATGGAGATAGTTGGGCCAAGTACATGTCCATTTCTGGCTCTGCGGAGGATGAACATGACATAATCACCCTGCAGTACACAGAGGAGGGCTTACTGACCATCGATGAGAACCGGGATGGGCGTGCGGCTGCGTTTGGTGATGATATTGCCATCGAGTGCCTCGCCACCGAGTTCAAGAGAGAAGTTTTCGTG GTGCAAGCACATGGCACTGATGCAATGGTTGATGAGGATAACTGCGTGTTCTTCCTCCCACACCTCCCTAGAGGAGAAATCTGCGATGTGCCCATCTTTCTATTCATGAAGGGAACAG CATGGTGTGGTGCTGGTGCGGACCATTACGAGCCATtgatcgccaccgtcctccagcATGTTACTCCAGACAAGGCAGCTGTTGTACTTTGA